A genomic stretch from Clostridia bacterium includes:
- a CDS encoding glycosyltransferase family 4 protein has translation MYESDMGIVMRFLNRILLSNVNKAIVLSESLKNSFEGILPKHKIEIVSNCIDDEIFISEYEFDEKLQSIDCLETVNILFLSNMIESKGYRTVLEISKICKENRLEEYRFIFAGGFFSKADEEYFFDFTKKHQLSETVEYKGIVTGLEKRELLRGSHVFILPTNYNKEGQPISIIEAMADGMCIITTKHAGIPDLVTDRENGFLVPYGDYKKMYDKIREISSDRGKLKEIYLNNRDKVKKYFLQEHYIKNLEKLFDDELI, from the coding sequence TTGTACGAATCTGATATGGGCATAGTAATGCGGTTCCTAAATAGGATATTACTCTCAAATGTAAATAAAGCTATTGTCCTTTCAGAGTCACTTAAAAATTCCTTTGAAGGCATATTACCAAAACATAAAATTGAGATAGTCAGCAATTGTATTGATGATGAAATATTTATTTCTGAGTATGAGTTTGATGAAAAGCTGCAGTCAATAGACTGCTTGGAAACAGTTAATATACTGTTCTTAAGTAATATGATAGAGAGCAAAGGCTATAGGACTGTACTTGAAATTTCAAAGATTTGTAAAGAAAATAGGCTGGAAGAATATAGATTCATTTTTGCAGGAGGTTTTTTCTCAAAGGCTGATGAGGAATACTTTTTTGATTTTACTAAAAAGCATCAATTATCAGAAACTGTAGAATACAAGGGAATTGTTACAGGGTTAGAAAAAAGAGAATTACTTAGAGGAAGCCATGTTTTTATTCTGCCTACAAACTATAATAAAGAGGGACAACCCATATCCATAATAGAAGCTATGGCTGACGGTATGTGTATTATAACTACTAAGCATGCAGGCATTCCAGATTTGGTTACGGATAGGGAAAATGGGTTTTTAGTGCCATATGGAGATTACAAAAAAATGTATGACAAGATAAGAGAAATATCAAGTGACAGGGGTAAGCTTAAAGAAATCTATCTAAATAATAGAGATAAAGTAAAAAAATATTTCTTACAGGAACATTACATAAAGAATTTAGAAAAATTATTTGATGATGAGTTAATTTGA
- a CDS encoding O-antigen ligase family protein: protein MMGKIERVIILLYIVFLPVTNITFLKDKIYTAGNSLSFYVHILGMVLMVFSCIKAKRLNLDYRIKMSVYILTILNISSLLMAVVLHENLGVLIGRDTYKAVFPYLIYYSQYILIIIYNSYIFNEVGMKKIVRWIMFSFILLLIYGYIQLLLMRVNIGILNLAMSFLENVDIPYVLDRGKINLTSTEASKAGCLLSVYVFPLLFSIYKNNVYKKSFIVLLIALYLPILFFTQSTSGYIGFVIAVLCYYMLDLKRSMEKRRVHIHLTIAALVAVIALWIVIDNFEAIEQSTIYQTTFVKLSDSENLSTMQRSTSIYTNMKAVLDYPILGVGNGNQGFFYIKYFPDWGFQSFEAAELYYDRTKWPGAGAFIPSYVSGYGALGVILLLILIRNAWTSIRRLRGSKLNFISDFVIISSAVFIFQAISTTDVIGMYYLVFIYSLAIDTYSTSIK from the coding sequence ATGATGGGAAAAATCGAAAGAGTAATAATTTTATTATATATTGTTTTCCTACCCGTAACTAATATCACTTTTTTAAAAGATAAGATATACACGGCGGGTAATTCCTTATCTTTTTATGTACACATATTAGGAATGGTACTGATGGTCTTTAGCTGTATTAAAGCCAAAAGGCTAAATCTGGATTATAGAATTAAGATGTCAGTTTATATACTTACCATTTTGAATATTTCCAGTTTGCTAATGGCTGTGGTGCTGCATGAAAATCTAGGTGTGTTGATAGGGAGAGATACATACAAGGCAGTTTTTCCATATCTGATCTATTACTCACAATATATACTGATAATTATTTACAATAGCTATATTTTTAACGAAGTCGGCATGAAAAAAATTGTCCGGTGGATAATGTTCAGTTTTATTTTGCTGCTGATTTATGGATATATACAACTATTGCTCATGCGGGTTAATATTGGTATTTTAAACTTGGCTATGAGTTTTCTGGAAAATGTTGATATACCTTATGTATTGGACAGAGGTAAAATTAACTTAACAAGTACAGAAGCCTCAAAAGCCGGATGTTTACTGAGTGTTTATGTTTTTCCATTGTTGTTTTCCATATATAAGAACAACGTGTATAAGAAGTCCTTTATAGTACTGCTTATAGCTCTCTATCTTCCTATATTATTCTTTACGCAAAGCACAAGCGGTTACATCGGTTTCGTCATTGCTGTTCTTTGCTACTATATGCTTGATTTAAAACGGAGTATGGAGAAAAGGCGGGTACATATACATTTGACAATAGCTGCTTTAGTAGCCGTCATTGCGTTATGGATTGTAATTGATAATTTTGAGGCAATAGAGCAGTCTACAATATATCAGACAACCTTTGTCAAGCTGTCCGATTCAGAAAATTTATCAACGATGCAAAGATCAACCTCAATATATACAAATATGAAGGCTGTTTTAGATTATCCCATTCTAGGAGTAGGCAATGGAAATCAAGGATTTTTCTATATTAAGTACTTCCCTGATTGGGGATTTCAGTCCTTTGAGGCAGCAGAACTTTATTACGATCGCACCAAATGGCCGGGTGCAGGGGCTTTTATTCCGAGCTATGTATCAGGTTACGGGGCTTTGGGTGTTATTTTGCTTCTTATACTGATCAGAAATGCATGGACAAGTATTAGAAGGTTAAGAGGTTCAAAATTGAATTTTATATCCGATTTTGTAATAATCTCCTCTGCGGTTTTTATTTTTCAGGCTATATCAACAACCGATGTTATAGGCATGTATTACCTTGTATTTATATATAGCCTTGCTATTGATACATATAGTACCAGTATTAAATAA